One region of Aminobacterium colombiense DSM 12261 genomic DNA includes:
- the meaB gene encoding methylmalonyl Co-A mutase-associated GTPase MeaB, whose amino-acid sequence MTLLAEKALHGDIRALARIISLVENEAPESEEIMKYLYPHTGKALVIGITGSPGAGKSTLVDKLILEFRKKKKTVGIIAVDPSSPFSGGAILADRIRMQRHANDPDVYIRSMGTRGSLGGVSRSTREAVKILDACGKDVVIIETVGVGQSEIDIVKLADTVCLVLVPGMGDDIQIMKAGIMEIADIFVVNKADRPGAEKIETEVKLMLDLIGKTDWFPPIHMTVAEKGDGVAELVEGIEKHGAFLKQSIHGIKKQKRKLAEEIKDILSRDIAKNVEKAWERQGTDDKIEAILGKELDPYTVAQNILNNIVTNEG is encoded by the coding sequence GTGACACTTCTTGCTGAAAAGGCTTTACATGGTGATATCAGAGCTTTAGCGCGCATTATTTCTCTTGTAGAAAATGAGGCGCCCGAATCAGAAGAAATTATGAAATATCTCTATCCTCATACCGGTAAGGCCCTGGTCATAGGGATAACAGGAAGCCCGGGCGCTGGGAAAAGCACATTGGTCGATAAACTAATCCTTGAGTTCAGGAAGAAGAAAAAAACAGTTGGAATCATCGCCGTAGATCCCTCTAGTCCTTTTAGCGGAGGAGCAATTCTAGCAGACAGAATTCGTATGCAACGTCACGCTAACGATCCGGACGTATATATTAGAAGCATGGGGACGCGAGGTTCACTAGGCGGCGTCAGCAGGAGCACCAGAGAAGCCGTTAAAATATTAGACGCTTGCGGCAAAGACGTTGTCATTATTGAAACAGTAGGGGTAGGCCAGTCTGAAATAGATATAGTGAAACTGGCAGACACTGTCTGTCTTGTGCTTGTGCCCGGCATGGGTGATGACATTCAGATAATGAAAGCGGGCATTATGGAAATAGCAGACATCTTTGTAGTGAACAAGGCAGACAGACCAGGAGCAGAAAAAATAGAAACTGAAGTAAAGCTTATGCTTGACTTGATCGGAAAAACAGACTGGTTTCCACCTATTCATATGACCGTAGCGGAAAAAGGAGATGGGGTAGCTGAGTTAGTAGAAGGCATCGAGAAACATGGGGCTTTTCTAAAGCAAAGCATTCACGGCATAAAGAAACAAAAACGCAAACTTGCAGAGGAAATAAAAGACATACTCAGCCGTGACATCGCAAAAAATGTGGAAAAAGCCTGGGAACGTCAGGGAACTGACGACAAAATCGAAGCCATCTTAGGTAAGGAACTAGACCCCTATACCGTTGCGCAAAATATATTGAACAACATAGTCACAAATGAAGGATAA